The following are encoded in a window of Spirochaeta cellobiosiphila DSM 17781 genomic DNA:
- the fliH gene encoding flagellar assembly protein FliH: protein MAKNVFRPIEITNLTNQKVSIAPPENPFEEVVELVEEDEYTGPTVEELRKEAEDYKKSWELEKQAMINSAQAEAESMIKNAEQVAFDRVKNENEEAQKIKEAAEVEASKLIEDAKYNAERIEIEAKDKVKKIEEEAYNTGKKEGYDIGYAEGQAEVERLINRIRVIVNKLIERRTEVIESAETQIINLVILIAKKVVKVISENQKNVVINNVIQGLRKLKTRGNVVVRVNMSDLKITTEHIQDFISQIENISAISVMEDTTVEKGGCIIETDFGQIDARISSQLNEIEEKIIELMPIKSRTEG, encoded by the coding sequence AACTAATTTGACAAATCAAAAAGTATCAATAGCTCCTCCAGAAAATCCATTTGAAGAAGTTGTTGAATTAGTTGAAGAAGATGAATATACAGGGCCCACTGTTGAAGAGCTAAGGAAAGAAGCTGAGGACTACAAAAAATCATGGGAACTTGAAAAACAGGCTATGATTAACTCAGCTCAAGCGGAAGCTGAATCTATGATAAAAAATGCTGAACAGGTTGCCTTTGATCGAGTAAAAAATGAAAATGAAGAAGCTCAGAAAATAAAAGAAGCAGCTGAGGTAGAGGCTAGTAAATTAATTGAAGACGCCAAATATAACGCTGAACGTATAGAAATAGAAGCCAAAGACAAAGTTAAAAAAATCGAAGAAGAAGCTTACAATACTGGTAAAAAAGAGGGATATGACATCGGCTATGCTGAAGGTCAGGCTGAAGTTGAACGTTTAATAAATCGTATTAGAGTTATTGTAAATAAACTCATTGAACGTCGAACAGAGGTTATAGAGAGTGCTGAGACTCAGATCATCAATTTGGTTATTTTGATTGCTAAGAAAGTAGTAAAGGTTATATCTGAAAACCAAAAGAATGTTGTTATTAACAATGTTATTCAAGGTCTGCGTAAATTGAAAACAAGAGGAAATGTTGTTGTTCGAGTTAATATGTCGGATTTAAAAATAACAACAGAGCATATACAGGATTTTATATCTCAAATAGAGAATATATCGGCCATTAGTGTAATGGAAGATACTACCGTAGAGAAGGGTGGTTGCATCATAGAAACTGATTTCGGTCAAATTGATGCAAGGATCTCAAGTCAATTAAATGAAATTGAAGAAAAAATAATTGAGCTAATGCCAATTAAATCTCGAACGGAGGGGTGA
- a CDS encoding FliI/YscN family ATPase: MFSKYESVIEKMDSIKFKGRVTKVQGLMIESKGPQAVVGELCQIDVPKGAGSVWAEVVGFNAETVQLMTYSEMDGLEIGCEVTAMGESLNIYVSDKLLGRVLNPLGQPIDGLGDVGSQIKYPSIASPPDMLNRKSIKEQMVTGIRSIDGFLPIGKGQRMGIFAGSGVGKSTLLGMIARNTKADINVIALIGERGREVREFIENDLGEEGLERSIIIVSSSDTPPLARLRGAYTATAIAEYFRDQGNDVMLLFDSVTRFARAQREIGLAIGEPPATRGYTPSVFSTLPKLLERCGTNDKGTITGFYTILVDGDDMDEPIADTVRGILDGHIVLSRKLASEYHYPAIDVMNSVSRLQSKITSKNIQNIFGVLRQNLALYEKNEDLISIGAYTKGSNPSVDKAIEKNTLINDFLRQDVYEKIVMYQTLSEAASIADIPLTDEDKSKWVVSDNEKI, encoded by the coding sequence ATGTTTTCAAAATATGAATCAGTTATAGAAAAGATGGATTCGATTAAATTCAAAGGCCGTGTAACAAAAGTACAAGGACTAATGATTGAGTCAAAGGGACCTCAAGCTGTAGTTGGGGAATTATGTCAGATTGATGTACCTAAAGGAGCTGGTTCTGTTTGGGCGGAAGTTGTAGGGTTTAATGCGGAAACAGTCCAACTAATGACCTACAGTGAAATGGATGGTTTAGAAATTGGTTGTGAAGTGACTGCCATGGGTGAATCGTTAAATATTTATGTCTCCGATAAATTACTGGGAAGAGTCCTTAATCCTCTAGGACAACCAATTGATGGACTAGGGGATGTTGGCTCCCAAATAAAATATCCCTCCATTGCTTCTCCTCCTGATATGCTCAATCGTAAATCAATAAAAGAACAAATGGTTACAGGAATACGATCCATCGACGGCTTTCTTCCTATTGGCAAAGGGCAACGAATGGGGATATTTGCAGGTTCTGGTGTAGGTAAATCAACTTTGTTAGGGATGATTGCTCGGAATACAAAAGCAGATATAAATGTCATTGCCTTAATCGGTGAAAGAGGACGTGAAGTTCGTGAGTTTATTGAAAATGATTTGGGAGAGGAAGGGTTAGAACGTTCAATTATCATTGTGAGTTCTTCAGATACCCCACCATTAGCAAGGTTAAGAGGAGCCTATACTGCAACAGCTATTGCAGAATACTTCCGGGATCAAGGTAATGATGTTATGTTATTGTTTGATTCTGTAACTCGTTTTGCCAGGGCTCAAAGAGAAATAGGTTTAGCCATTGGAGAACCGCCTGCTACCAGAGGGTATACTCCAAGTGTCTTCTCAACCTTACCAAAGTTACTTGAACGTTGTGGTACCAATGATAAAGGAACTATAACAGGTTTTTATACTATACTTGTAGATGGGGATGACATGGATGAACCCATTGCGGATACGGTTAGGGGAATTTTGGATGGTCATATTGTTCTAAGTAGAAAGCTTGCTAGTGAATATCACTATCCCGCTATTGATGTTATGAACTCTGTAAGTCGGTTACAATCTAAGATTACAAGCAAAAATATTCAAAATATATTTGGGGTGTTACGTCAAAATTTAGCTTTGTATGAAAAAAATGAAGATTTGATATCCATTGGAGCATACACAAAAGGATCAAATCCTAGTGTTGATAAAGCTATAGAAAAGAACACCCTGATCAATGATTTTCTTCGTCAAGATGTGTATGAAAAAATTGTAATGTATCAAACATTAAGTGAAGCGGCATCTATAGCTGATATTCCTCTTACCGATGAGGATAAATCTAAATGGGTGGTAAGTGATAATGAAAAAATTTAA
- a CDS encoding periplasmic-type flagellar collar protein FlbB, with amino-acid sequence MAQYGKINLLPRILVFMLLIFLMSIIGLIWFDYLGVIDTREEFSPLLELVGVKSASPINNSSDPYLLDRDRLSKLQDAIKLQEEELDLREADLDSHELELKQISDELTEKQKAQEDRENSFNERVRLYDDKKENIRENARKLTGMPPAESVAILLRMDDQSIIDHLRTTEEIAQEEGTSSLVSYWLSLMPSDRAAEIMRKMAKRPGS; translated from the coding sequence ATGGCACAATATGGAAAAATCAATTTGTTGCCACGAATATTGGTATTCATGTTATTGATATTTCTTATGTCAATTATAGGTCTAATATGGTTTGACTATCTTGGAGTAATTGATACAAGAGAAGAATTTTCCCCTTTACTTGAACTTGTAGGCGTAAAAAGTGCATCACCAATAAATAACTCCTCTGATCCTTACTTACTAGATAGGGACCGCTTATCAAAACTCCAGGACGCAATCAAATTACAGGAAGAAGAATTAGACCTTAGAGAGGCTGATTTAGATAGTCACGAGCTGGAGCTCAAGCAAATCTCTGATGAATTAACGGAAAAACAAAAAGCTCAAGAAGATAGAGAAAATTCGTTTAATGAAAGAGTAAGATTGTACGATGATAAGAAAGAGAACATAAGAGAGAATGCTAGGAAACTAACTGGTATGCCACCGGCAGAGTCAGTTGCTATTCTTTTAAGAATGGATGATCAATCTATTATTGATCATCTTAGGACTACAGAAGAAATAGCACAAGAAGAAGGAACTTCTTCCTTAGTTTCTTATTGGTTATCTCTAATGCCTTCTGACCGGGCCGCTGAAATTATGAGGAAAATGGCTAAGAGACCCGGTAGTTAG
- a CDS encoding flagellar hook-length control protein FliK, with protein MSDLLVKTTKTEPNQKNKENSLVQSKNTKSPSKEHKGFKAKLLKASEKLSVTKLTKRDLKGDKEKVSLLTQKNKKEKKQSIKTELLNDTGKKKEKENSKTLEEESTKLIKIFLPEDTFSKQDKKSANGEAEKTSNIEMNTKSFLLNKNERDVKNKKEALLTKYGGYRKVSKKVKLVVQDKRSVESSKNIKVSTDKSHSTKFSKPHIQTPKNISSSSQQEEAHDIEIELHNDLVDGNEISVEGSGKKIEVSSSKQFATVLKDRLDKSTNNQIVDQAKFVLKDGNAGEIKLILKPESLGRVRIQIDMHEKNIVGKIFVENNIVKQVFEDNMSSLNRSFNSAGYQTSIDVEVGGQGQKQYQPQEDRSSRKLNKLHITDIGNSVPETLKSGREIGESLINLMA; from the coding sequence ATGAGTGATCTTTTAGTCAAAACGACTAAAACTGAGCCTAACCAGAAAAATAAAGAAAATTCTCTTGTACAATCAAAGAATACTAAATCACCCTCTAAGGAACATAAAGGCTTTAAGGCTAAGCTTCTTAAAGCTTCTGAAAAACTCTCTGTGACAAAACTTACTAAGAGAGACCTAAAAGGTGACAAAGAAAAAGTTTCTTTACTTACTCAAAAGAATAAAAAAGAAAAAAAACAATCTATTAAGACTGAACTCTTAAATGACACTGGTAAGAAAAAAGAAAAGGAAAATAGCAAAACCTTAGAGGAAGAATCAACTAAGCTTATTAAAATATTTTTACCAGAAGATACATTCTCAAAACAGGATAAGAAAAGTGCAAATGGGGAAGCTGAAAAAACAAGTAACATAGAAATGAATACAAAATCATTTTTATTAAATAAAAATGAAAGGGATGTCAAAAATAAAAAAGAAGCTTTACTTACCAAGTATGGGGGGTATCGTAAGGTTTCAAAAAAAGTAAAGTTAGTTGTTCAAGATAAGAGGAGCGTAGAAAGTTCCAAGAACATAAAAGTATCTACAGATAAGTCTCATTCAACTAAATTTTCTAAACCACATATACAAACCCCTAAAAACATTTCAAGTTCGTCACAACAGGAAGAAGCTCATGACATTGAAATCGAATTACACAATGACTTAGTTGATGGTAATGAAATATCTGTAGAAGGAAGTGGAAAAAAAATAGAGGTTTCAAGTAGCAAACAATTTGCAACAGTACTTAAAGATCGTTTAGATAAAAGCACAAATAACCAAATTGTAGATCAAGCCAAGTTTGTATTAAAAGATGGCAATGCCGGGGAAATAAAGCTAATTCTGAAGCCCGAATCTTTGGGACGAGTAAGAATTCAAATAGATATGCATGAAAAAAATATAGTTGGCAAAATATTTGTCGAAAATAATATTGTGAAACAAGTGTTTGAAGATAACATGAGCAGTTTGAATAGAAGTTTTAATTCTGCTGGTTATCAAACTTCTATAGATGTAGAAGTTGGCGGTCAAGGGCAAAAGCAATATCAGCCCCAGGAAGATAGAAGTTCAAGAAAATTAAACAAACTTCATATCACTGATATTGGCAATTCTGTTCCTGAGACATTAAAAAGCGGACGAGAGATAGGGGAATCTCTTATTAATTTGATGGCATAG